From Legionella adelaidensis, the proteins below share one genomic window:
- a CDS encoding aspartate aminotransferase family protein translates to MPLVTTYNPLPVSFSHGKGVWLYDEHNKAYLDSFSGIAVCGLGHAHPEVTKTIQKQAAQLIHTSNVFKIKEQQELAEKLIQLTGMNQVFFANSGAEANEAAIKLTRLFGHKKEIESPAIIVMEGAFHGRTMATLTASGSRKVQAGFEPLVPGFIRAPFNDLEAINTIAKNRDDIVAVMLEPIQGEGGIFVADDSYLRNLEKTCEKNNWLLILDEIQTGNGRTGKLFSYMDAGIKPDIVTTAKGLGNGFPIGACLMGEKASDLFKPGNHGSTFGGNPLACATALTVLEVIEKDKICEQVTQNSIFLRDQLISALSDHPNVKAIRGKGFMFGIEIDRPANDLKLIGLEHGILINITAESVIRLLPALIISKEEIEEMVKRLTRCINQFVGL, encoded by the coding sequence ATGCCACTTGTGACTACATACAACCCTCTACCCGTTTCATTTTCACATGGTAAAGGAGTATGGCTCTATGATGAACACAATAAAGCCTATTTAGACAGTTTTAGTGGCATAGCCGTTTGTGGCTTGGGACATGCACATCCTGAAGTGACGAAGACCATTCAAAAACAAGCAGCACAATTAATCCACACCTCTAATGTTTTTAAAATAAAAGAACAGCAGGAACTCGCTGAGAAATTAATCCAACTAACCGGAATGAACCAAGTCTTTTTTGCGAACTCTGGGGCTGAAGCGAACGAAGCAGCCATTAAACTTACACGTTTGTTTGGTCACAAAAAAGAAATTGAAAGCCCTGCTATTATTGTAATGGAAGGCGCTTTTCACGGCCGTACAATGGCTACGCTCACCGCCTCAGGTAGCAGGAAGGTACAAGCAGGATTTGAACCATTAGTACCCGGTTTTATCCGTGCACCCTTTAATGACCTGGAGGCTATCAACACGATTGCAAAAAACCGCGACGATATTGTTGCCGTTATGCTCGAGCCTATTCAAGGCGAGGGAGGGATATTTGTCGCAGATGATTCTTATCTACGAAATTTAGAAAAAACCTGCGAAAAAAATAATTGGTTGTTAATTCTGGATGAAATCCAAACTGGGAATGGTCGTACAGGTAAACTATTTTCTTATATGGATGCTGGTATTAAGCCCGATATTGTCACTACCGCCAAAGGGTTAGGTAACGGCTTTCCTATTGGGGCGTGCCTCATGGGGGAAAAAGCGAGCGATCTTTTTAAACCAGGTAATCATGGGTCCACTTTTGGGGGCAATCCCTTAGCCTGTGCAACCGCGTTAACGGTACTTGAGGTTATAGAAAAAGATAAAATTTGTGAGCAGGTCACGCAAAATAGTATTTTTTTGCGTGACCAATTAATTAGTGCTTTAAGTGATCACCCTAATGTAAAAGCTATTCGGGGGAAAGGGTTCATGTTTGGTATTGAAATAGACAGGCCCGCAAATGATTTGAAGCTTATAGGATTGGAACACGGAATTTTAATTAATATCACTGCAGAATCTGTTATACGTTTACTCCCCGCATTAATCATTTCAAAAGAGGAAATTGAAGAAATGGTTAAACGATTGACGCGCTGTATTAATCAGTTCGTGGGCTTATAG